In one Stenotrophomonas maltophilia genomic region, the following are encoded:
- a CDS encoding methyltransferase domain-containing protein produces the protein MPALQSTRQASLAPWFDSEPAAALRVLERQLLLPQLSVLPAQPWMWIAPSAAWLEDAQPGGRGLRLYRNGGRYAGDACCGLPLPLATESVNAIVLQHVTAADADQLLDECERVLMPGGHLWLSSLNPFSPFRTHWRQHGLTVRTPQRIRQLLGRHGLDCDDMRYLGPLWQGAGSRGRGGWAPLRAACLFHAEKRTLALPGPTPLPVRWHGTVAT, from the coding sequence ATGCCCGCGCTGCAGAGCACCCGTCAAGCGAGCCTGGCCCCGTGGTTCGACAGCGAGCCGGCGGCGGCCCTGCGCGTGCTGGAGCGGCAACTGCTGTTGCCACAGCTGTCGGTGCTGCCCGCACAGCCCTGGATGTGGATCGCGCCGAGCGCTGCCTGGCTGGAAGATGCGCAGCCGGGCGGGCGCGGCCTGCGCCTGTACCGCAATGGCGGCCGCTATGCCGGCGATGCGTGCTGCGGTCTGCCGCTGCCGCTGGCCACCGAAAGCGTCAATGCCATCGTGCTGCAGCACGTGACGGCCGCTGATGCCGACCAGCTGCTTGACGAGTGCGAGCGGGTGCTGATGCCCGGCGGCCATCTGTGGTTGAGCAGCCTTAATCCGTTCAGTCCGTTCCGCACCCACTGGCGCCAGCATGGCCTGACGGTGCGTACGCCGCAGCGGATCCGCCAGCTGCTGGGTCGTCACGGGCTGGACTGCGACGACATGCGCTACCTGGGCCCGCTCTGGCAGGGCGCCGGCAGTCGTGGCCGCGGGGGTTGGGCCCCGCTGCGCGCGGCCTGCCTGTTCCATGCCGAAAAACGTACGTTGGCCCTGCCCGGGCCGACACCGCTGCCGGTGCGCTGGCATGGCACCGTTGCTACCTGA
- the rnhA gene encoding ribonuclease HI: MKTIEIHTDGSCLGNPGPGGWAALLRYKDHERELSGGEAHTTNNRMELMAAISGLEALTEPCNIVLFTDSQYVRQGLTQWMPGWIRKNWKTAGGDPVKNRELWERLHAATLRHQIDWRWVKGHSGDPDNERVDTLARNAAIQIRDASPVN; the protein is encoded by the coding sequence TTGAAAACCATCGAAATCCATACCGACGGATCCTGCCTCGGCAATCCCGGTCCCGGCGGCTGGGCCGCGTTGCTGCGCTACAAGGACCACGAGCGTGAACTGAGCGGCGGCGAAGCGCATACCACCAACAACCGGATGGAACTGATGGCGGCCATTTCCGGCCTGGAGGCGCTGACCGAGCCCTGCAACATCGTGCTGTTCACCGACTCCCAGTATGTGCGGCAGGGCCTGACCCAATGGATGCCGGGCTGGATCCGCAAGAACTGGAAGACCGCCGGCGGTGATCCGGTGAAGAACCGCGAGCTGTGGGAGCGGCTGCATGCGGCCACGCTGCGGCACCAGATCGACTGGCGCTGGGTGAAGGGGCATTCCGGCGATCCGGACAATGAACGCGTCGATACGCTGGCGCGCAATGCCGCCATCCAGATCCGCGATGCCAGCCCGGTAAACTGA
- the dnaQ gene encoding DNA polymerase III subunit epsilon, whose product MRQIILDTETTGLEWKKGNRIVEIGCVELFKRRPTGNNYHQYIKPDCEFEQGAQEVTGLTLDFLADKPEFAQIADEFLAFIDGAELIIHNAAFDLGFLDNELSLLGPQYGKITDRCTVIDTLAMARERFPGQRNSLDALCKRLGVDNSHRALHGGLLDAQILGDVYIALTSGQEEIGFGLGEDEAGAGGAVLQAFDAAKLLPRPRVVATASEREAHAARLERLRKKAGHALWDGPKVEEPASA is encoded by the coding sequence ATGCGTCAGATCATTCTCGATACCGAAACCACCGGCCTGGAGTGGAAGAAGGGCAACCGCATCGTCGAAATCGGCTGCGTGGAGCTGTTCAAGCGTCGCCCCACCGGCAACAACTATCACCAGTACATCAAGCCGGACTGTGAGTTCGAACAGGGCGCGCAGGAGGTCACCGGCCTGACCCTGGACTTCCTGGCCGACAAGCCCGAGTTCGCGCAGATCGCCGATGAGTTCCTGGCGTTCATCGACGGTGCCGAGCTGATCATCCATAACGCGGCATTCGACCTGGGCTTCCTCGACAACGAGCTGTCCCTGCTGGGGCCGCAGTACGGGAAGATCACTGATCGCTGCACCGTGATCGATACCCTGGCGATGGCGCGCGAGCGTTTCCCGGGCCAGCGCAACTCGCTGGACGCGCTGTGCAAGCGGCTGGGCGTGGACAATTCGCACCGTGCACTGCACGGCGGCCTGCTCGATGCGCAGATCCTGGGCGATGTCTACATCGCGCTGACGTCAGGGCAGGAAGAGATCGGCTTCGGTCTGGGCGAGGACGAGGCCGGCGCGGGTGGCGCGGTGCTGCAGGCGTTCGATGCTGCCAAGCTGCTGCCGCGTCCGCGCGTGGTCGCCACCGCATCGGAACGTGAAGCGCACGCCGCGCGACTGGAACGCCTGCGCAAGAAGGCCGGTCACGCGCTGTGGGACGGCCCGAAAGTGGAAGAGCCCGCCAGCGCGTAG
- a CDS encoding PP2C family protein-serine/threonine phosphatase, which yields MIEFGHLTHPGLRRELNEDTYYGDSELGVWLVADGMGGHACGEVASALAREAIVREIRRGASLEQAIRTADEEIIRASRRRNDTLPMGTTVVAARVQGNRYEVAWVGDSRAYLWRDGQLAQLSQDHSVVQELVTQGNLTAEQARAHPHRNVVTQALGVTDPAHLNVATTRGELRPGMQLLLCSDGLTEEVDDRGIARTLAFDDASAQECVDTLVAAALDGGGRDNISVILVRCH from the coding sequence ATGATCGAATTCGGACATCTCACCCATCCCGGCCTGCGCCGCGAGCTCAACGAGGACACCTATTACGGTGACAGCGAGCTGGGCGTGTGGCTGGTGGCCGATGGCATGGGCGGGCACGCCTGCGGCGAGGTCGCCAGCGCGCTGGCGCGCGAAGCCATCGTCCGCGAGATCCGCCGCGGCGCGTCGCTGGAGCAGGCCATCCGCACGGCCGACGAAGAGATCATCCGCGCTTCGCGGCGACGCAACGATACGCTGCCGATGGGCACCACCGTGGTCGCCGCGCGCGTGCAGGGCAATCGCTACGAAGTGGCCTGGGTCGGTGACAGCCGGGCCTACCTGTGGCGCGACGGCCAGCTGGCCCAGCTCAGCCAGGATCACAGCGTGGTGCAGGAACTGGTCACGCAGGGCAACCTGACCGCGGAGCAGGCGCGCGCGCATCCGCACCGCAATGTGGTCACCCAGGCGCTGGGTGTGACCGATCCGGCGCACCTGAACGTGGCCACCACCCGTGGCGAACTTCGTCCCGGCATGCAGCTGCTGCTGTGCAGCGATGGCCTGACCGAGGAAGTCGATGATCGTGGCATCGCCCGCACGCTGGCCTTCGACGACGCCAGCGCACAGGAATGCGTGGATACGCTCGTCGCCGCCGCGCTTGATGGCGGCGGCCGCGACAACATCAGCGTGATCCTGGTCCGCTGCCACTGA
- a CDS encoding DUF6165 family protein, which yields MTAEILVPVSFGELLDKISILQIKSERISDEGKLANVRKELSALEQTWMAHPAAVKDIAKLRGELKAVNEQLWDIEDDIRLKEKAQAFDQGFIDLARSVYLRNDERARIKKAINLALGSAYVEEKSYQDYAQRG from the coding sequence ATGACTGCTGAAATCCTCGTTCCCGTGTCCTTTGGCGAACTGCTCGACAAGATTTCGATCCTGCAGATCAAGTCCGAGCGGATCAGCGACGAGGGCAAGCTGGCCAACGTGCGCAAGGAGCTGTCGGCGCTGGAGCAGACCTGGATGGCGCACCCGGCCGCGGTCAAGGACATCGCCAAGCTGCGCGGTGAACTCAAGGCCGTCAACGAGCAGTTGTGGGACATCGAGGACGACATCCGCCTGAAGGAGAAGGCGCAGGCGTTCGACCAGGGCTTCATCGACCTTGCACGCAGTGTGTATCTGCGCAACGACGAGCGTGCGCGCATCAAGAAGGCGATCAACCTGGCACTGGGCTCTGCCTACGTGGAAGAGAAGTCGTACCAGGATTACGCACAGCGCGGGTGA
- a CDS encoding glycosyltransferase family 9 protein: MASASSSLCLLRLSALGDVTHVVPLVRTLQAARPDTPIHWIIDKAGQKLLEGLPGVTFHAYDKKSGMAGVKELRKQLPPGRFEALLQMQVAFRANLLSAFIPAERRIGYDRSRSKDLHGLFINERIPDRPGIHVLDAIGSFCEPLGLHQTDVSWDLAVPQSAFEWAAAQWQDDGRPVLMISPCSSHVRRNWYADRYAAVANHATQRGWQVVLCGGRSELERSMADAIQAQLHTPALDLVGKDTLKQLPALLARANLVMTPDSGPMHIANAMGAKVLGLHAASNPHRSGPYSDRRYCVDRYDDAARKYLGKQAADLKWGTKIEFDDVMELITVEDGIAAFERYVTDHLT, encoded by the coding sequence ATGGCATCAGCGTCCTCATCCTTGTGCCTTCTGCGCCTGTCCGCACTCGGCGATGTCACCCACGTGGTGCCCCTGGTGCGTACGCTGCAGGCCGCACGCCCGGACACGCCGATCCACTGGATCATCGACAAGGCCGGGCAGAAGCTGCTCGAGGGTCTGCCGGGCGTGACCTTCCATGCCTACGACAAGAAGAGCGGCATGGCCGGCGTCAAGGAGCTGCGCAAGCAGCTGCCACCGGGGCGCTTCGAGGCGCTGCTGCAGATGCAGGTGGCCTTCCGCGCGAACCTGCTGTCGGCGTTCATCCCGGCCGAACGCCGCATCGGATACGACCGCAGCCGCTCGAAGGACCTGCATGGGTTGTTCATCAACGAACGTATTCCGGACCGCCCCGGCATCCACGTGCTGGATGCGATCGGCAGCTTCTGCGAGCCGCTGGGCCTGCACCAGACCGACGTGAGCTGGGACCTGGCCGTGCCGCAGTCCGCCTTCGAGTGGGCCGCGGCGCAGTGGCAGGATGATGGCCGGCCGGTACTGATGATTTCGCCCTGCTCCAGCCACGTCCGCCGCAACTGGTACGCCGACCGCTACGCGGCCGTCGCCAACCATGCCACGCAGCGCGGCTGGCAGGTGGTGCTGTGCGGTGGCCGCAGTGAACTGGAACGCAGCATGGCCGACGCGATCCAGGCCCAGCTGCACACGCCGGCACTGGACCTGGTCGGCAAGGACACGCTCAAGCAGCTGCCTGCGCTGCTGGCACGCGCCAATCTGGTGATGACACCCGATTCGGGACCGATGCATATCGCCAATGCCATGGGAGCGAAGGTGCTTGGCCTGCACGCGGCCAGCAACCCGCACCGCAGCGGCCCGTATTCGGATCGCCGCTATTGCGTGGACCGCTATGACGACGCCGCACGCAAGTATCTCGGCAAGCAGGCCGCCGACCTCAAGTGGGGCACCAAGATCGAGTTCGATGATGTGATGGAACTGATCACGGTCGAGGACGGCATCGCCGCCTTCGAACGTTACGTGACCGACCACCTCACCTGA
- a CDS encoding 3-deoxy-D-manno-octulosonic acid kinase, giving the protein MVAFDANEALTPCREGRGIGAILFDRERLRQADIGLFAPQHWGSRARPVGEGGRGSAWFVDAPFGPSVLRHYLRGGLVARISHDQYLWRGADRTRSFAEFRLMRALRALKLPVPRPVAAFYMRQGMRYRAAILMERIEGVRSLADRALVAGRGAPWEETGRLIARFHRAGLDHADLNAHNILFDSNGHGWLIDFDRGVIRIPATAWRERNLKRLLRSLIKLRGERSVEDVQKDYARLRRAYDMAWNRGT; this is encoded by the coding sequence ATGGTCGCATTCGACGCCAATGAAGCGCTGACGCCATGCCGCGAGGGTCGCGGCATCGGGGCCATTCTGTTCGACCGCGAGCGCCTGCGGCAAGCCGACATCGGCCTGTTCGCTCCCCAGCACTGGGGCAGCCGGGCCCGGCCGGTGGGCGAGGGGGGGCGTGGCAGCGCCTGGTTCGTCGACGCGCCGTTCGGCCCCAGCGTGCTGCGCCACTATCTGCGCGGTGGCCTGGTGGCCAGGATCAGCCACGACCAGTACCTGTGGCGGGGCGCCGACCGGACCCGCAGTTTTGCCGAGTTCCGGCTGATGCGGGCCCTGCGCGCGCTGAAGCTGCCGGTTCCCCGGCCGGTGGCGGCTTTCTACATGCGGCAGGGCATGCGCTACCGGGCGGCGATCCTGATGGAACGGATCGAAGGGGTGCGTTCGCTGGCCGACCGCGCGCTGGTTGCCGGACGTGGCGCGCCGTGGGAGGAGACCGGTCGGCTGATCGCCCGCTTCCACCGTGCCGGCCTGGACCATGCCGACCTCAACGCGCACAACATCCTGTTCGACAGCAACGGCCATGGCTGGCTGATCGACTTCGATCGTGGCGTCATCCGCATTCCAGCCACCGCCTGGCGGGAGCGCAACCTCAAGCGCCTGCTGCGCTCGTTGATCAAGCTGCGCGGCGAGCGCAGCGTAGAGGACGTGCAGAAGGACTACGCGCGGCTGCGCCGCGCCTATGACATGGCCTGGAACCGGGGCACCTGA
- a CDS encoding MBL fold metallo-hydrolase, whose product MDWSLRFLGVGNASAVELGSPMSVIEREGRPWLTIDCGGEGLTAFKAHYGHMPQALFITHVHLDHVAGFERLFVDTYFNAQRRGKVRLYVPATVVPLLHRRIGDYPNVLAEGGANFWDAFQLVVVGDAFWHEGVRLEVFPARHHWPETAYGLRLQGALTWSGDTRPIPEMLARYASDNELIAHDCGLHGNPSHTGVDDLEREYSAELQARMMLYHYASVADGAALAARGHRVAQPGQCVPLATPTAPHVLAQDPP is encoded by the coding sequence ATGGACTGGTCGTTGCGTTTCCTCGGCGTCGGCAATGCGTCGGCGGTCGAGTTGGGATCACCGATGTCGGTGATCGAGCGCGAAGGGCGGCCGTGGTTGACGATCGACTGTGGCGGGGAAGGCCTGACCGCCTTCAAGGCGCACTACGGCCACATGCCGCAGGCGCTGTTCATCACGCATGTCCACCTGGACCATGTGGCCGGTTTCGAGCGGCTGTTCGTGGATACCTACTTCAACGCGCAGCGGCGTGGGAAGGTGCGCCTGTATGTGCCGGCCACCGTGGTGCCGCTGCTGCACAGGCGCATCGGCGATTACCCCAATGTGCTGGCCGAGGGCGGTGCCAACTTCTGGGATGCGTTCCAGCTGGTCGTGGTCGGCGACGCGTTCTGGCATGAAGGCGTGCGCCTGGAAGTATTCCCGGCACGCCACCACTGGCCGGAGACCGCCTATGGGCTGCGCCTGCAGGGCGCGCTGACCTGGAGCGGTGATACCCGGCCGATCCCGGAGATGCTGGCACGGTACGCCAGTGACAACGAGCTGATCGCCCACGACTGCGGCCTGCACGGCAATCCATCGCATACCGGGGTCGATGATCTGGAGCGCGAGTACAGCGCTGAGCTGCAGGCGCGGATGATGCTGTACCACTACGCCAGCGTGGCCGATGGTGCTGCGCTGGCCGCGCGCGGACACCGCGTGGCACAGCCAGGCCAGTGCGTGCCGTTGGCAACCCCGACCGCGCCGCACGTGCTGGCGCAGGATCCGCCGTGA
- a CDS encoding nuclear transport factor 2 family protein has protein sequence MNTSGQPADAALAAELEHLERALHTPQVRGDRARLSELLDEDFSEIGSSGQCYGRAAALAEIPLERAQVQIESEQYAVSLLTPDLAQVRYRSRYHLDGQPQRWVLRSSLWRRHGQGWRVVFHQGTPEAR, from the coding sequence GTGAATACCTCTGGCCAGCCTGCCGACGCGGCGCTGGCGGCCGAGCTGGAACATCTGGAACGCGCGCTGCACACCCCGCAGGTCCGTGGTGATCGCGCGCGGCTGTCGGAACTGCTGGATGAGGATTTCAGCGAGATCGGCAGCTCCGGCCAGTGCTACGGCCGTGCGGCTGCGCTGGCGGAGATTCCGCTGGAGCGGGCGCAGGTGCAGATCGAATCGGAGCAGTACGCCGTCTCGTTGCTGACACCAGACCTGGCCCAGGTGCGTTATCGCAGCCGCTACCACCTGGATGGCCAGCCGCAGCGCTGGGTGCTGCGCAGTTCGTTGTGGCGCAGGCATGGGCAGGGATGGCGGGTGGTATTCCATCAAGGGACGCCCGAAGCACGGTAG
- a CDS encoding DMT family transporter: MAWIYLLFAGLLEIVWAVSMKQSEGFTRLTPTLVTLAGMIASFWLLAVAMRSLPLGTAYTIWTGIGAVGAFVVGIVFLGEQVSPMRIGAAVLIVSGLVLMKLSSS, encoded by the coding sequence ATGGCCTGGATCTATCTGTTGTTCGCTGGCCTGCTGGAAATCGTCTGGGCCGTGTCGATGAAGCAATCGGAAGGCTTCACCAGGCTCACTCCCACCCTGGTCACTCTCGCCGGCATGATCGCCAGTTTCTGGCTGCTGGCCGTGGCCATGCGCAGCCTGCCGCTGGGAACGGCTTACACGATCTGGACAGGCATCGGCGCGGTCGGTGCCTTCGTGGTCGGCATCGTGTTCCTGGGTGAACAGGTCAGCCCGATGCGGATCGGCGCGGCGGTGTTGATCGTGTCGGGGCTGGTGCTGATGAAGCTGTCCAGCAGTTGA
- a CDS encoding YbaB/EbfC family nucleoid-associated protein: MRGNIAQLMQQAQKMQENLQKAQEEIARIEVTGSAGGGMVSVTLTGAKECRKVRIDPSLASDPEMLEDLIAAAFNDASNKIDAESKSKMGSATAGMQLPPGMKLPF, from the coding sequence ATGCGCGGCAACATCGCCCAACTGATGCAGCAGGCCCAGAAGATGCAGGAGAACCTGCAGAAGGCCCAGGAAGAAATCGCCAGGATCGAAGTGACCGGCAGTGCCGGCGGTGGCATGGTCAGCGTGACGCTGACCGGTGCCAAGGAGTGCCGCAAGGTGCGCATCGACCCGTCGCTGGCCAGTGACCCGGAGATGCTGGAAGACCTGATCGCCGCAGCGTTCAACGATGCCTCCAACAAGATCGATGCCGAATCGAAGTCGAAGATGGGCTCGGCTACCGCCGGCATGCAGCTTCCGCCGGGCATGAAGCTGCCGTTCTGA
- the recR gene encoding recombination mediator RecR has translation MSAPLLEQLIDALRVLPGVGQKTAQRMAYHLLERERDGGQRLAEVLALAVERIGHCAQCRDFSETELCPTCANGSRERSQLCVVESPADRLAIENATGFRGVYFVLQGRLSPLDGIGPRNLGLEQLEQRLGEGEVQELIIATSATVEGEATAHYLAQLARARQVRPSRLAQGLPLGGELEYVDRGTLSHAFGTRSEFRD, from the coding sequence GTGTCCGCACCCCTGCTTGAACAATTGATCGACGCGCTGCGGGTGCTGCCTGGCGTGGGCCAGAAGACCGCGCAGCGCATGGCCTACCACCTGCTGGAACGCGAACGCGACGGCGGCCAGCGTCTGGCCGAGGTGTTGGCGCTGGCCGTAGAGCGCATCGGCCACTGCGCGCAGTGCCGCGATTTCAGTGAAACCGAACTGTGCCCGACCTGCGCCAACGGCAGCCGCGAGCGCAGCCAGCTGTGCGTGGTGGAATCGCCCGCCGACCGCCTTGCCATCGAGAATGCCACCGGCTTCCGGGGTGTCTACTTCGTGCTGCAGGGGCGTCTGTCGCCGCTCGACGGCATCGGTCCGCGCAACCTGGGCCTGGAGCAGCTGGAGCAGCGCCTTGGCGAAGGCGAAGTGCAGGAGCTGATCATCGCCACCAGCGCCACCGTCGAGGGAGAGGCCACCGCGCATTATCTGGCGCAGCTGGCGCGGGCCCGCCAGGTCCGGCCGAGCCGGTTGGCGCAGGGGCTGCCGCTGGGGGGCGAACTGGAATACGTGGATCGCGGCACGCTGTCGCACGCGTTCGGCACCCGCAGCGAATTCCGCGATTGA
- a CDS encoding histidine triad nucleotide-binding protein codes for MSNETLFSRIIRREIPATIVYEDEDVLGFKDIAPQAPVHVLFIPKNEIIPTLDDLQPSQAHLIGKLALAAADYARREGFAEQGYRIVMNCREDAGQTVFHIHMHLLAGAPLGHFGAPGK; via the coding sequence ATGAGCAACGAAACCCTTTTCAGCAGGATCATCCGTCGCGAGATTCCGGCCACCATCGTCTATGAAGACGAAGACGTGCTGGGCTTCAAGGACATCGCGCCGCAGGCGCCGGTGCACGTGCTGTTCATTCCGAAGAATGAAATCATTCCGACCCTGGACGACCTGCAGCCTTCGCAGGCGCACCTGATCGGCAAGCTGGCCCTGGCGGCGGCCGACTATGCGCGCCGCGAGGGCTTTGCCGAGCAGGGCTACCGCATCGTGATGAACTGCCGTGAGGATGCGGGGCAGACCGTGTTCCACATCCACATGCATCTGCTGGCCGGCGCGCCGCTGGGCCATTTCGGCGCGCCCGGGAAGTAA
- a CDS encoding Slp family lipoprotein, translated as MNTKFLLTAVATLALSACATAPKPLQGQFSMVSPRDSVATQQVGTPVRWGGRIIETKPGQGETCFQMISRPLNASGRPNTTSSDASDGRFIACRSGFYDPAVFEPGRDVTFIGKIDGYQNTRIGEYDYRLPKLSADVIYLWPEQRQVDVVPYPYGPWGPGPYGPYWGYGRWGWW; from the coding sequence ATGAACACCAAGTTCCTTCTCACCGCTGTGGCCACGCTGGCCCTGTCGGCCTGCGCCACGGCCCCAAAGCCGCTGCAGGGACAGTTCAGCATGGTCTCCCCGCGCGATTCAGTCGCCACCCAGCAGGTCGGCACGCCCGTGCGCTGGGGCGGCCGCATCATCGAAACCAAGCCCGGCCAGGGCGAGACCTGCTTCCAGATGATCTCGCGCCCGCTCAACGCCTCCGGCCGCCCGAACACCACCTCGTCCGATGCCAGCGACGGCCGCTTCATCGCCTGCCGCTCCGGCTTCTACGATCCGGCGGTGTTTGAGCCCGGCCGTGACGTGACCTTCATCGGCAAGATCGACGGCTACCAGAACACCCGCATCGGCGAGTACGACTATCGCCTGCCGAAGCTGTCGGCCGATGTGATCTACCTGTGGCCGGAGCAGCGCCAGGTCGACGTCGTGCCCTACCCCTATGGCCCCTGGGGCCCGGGCCCGTATGGCCCGTACTGGGGCTACGGCCGCTGGGGCTGGTGGTAA
- a CDS encoding DUF3488 and transglutaminase-like domain-containing protein: MTDAAPTLDRNARTWTLASAALALLPLLLQLPPMLATVIALAALLTAALSWRRVLPMPVRLLLVLGMLAAIVWQMGLVRPGRDTGCALLAAMLAIKSSELRSLRDARSLLGFALFSPFAAFLLDQGPLTTLLAALAGLCALLALQRLAQGEGHADALPLRGQLKGVGRLLALGLPLALASFWLFPRLSTPLWGVPERAVSTPGLSDSMEPGQWLDLMADDTPALRVQFFGAVPEPDQRYWRGPVLTDFDGRRWTRDRARTQRPPAIVDAGARGWDYQIDYEPTDRRQLVALDLPTRAPEGSTLDADMSLLSDRTLSALSRWRLHSAPPQHFDSALPPYLRRAALQLPAGFNPRTATLARQWRQEAGSNDEAVVRRALQWITTDFSYTLDTPVAGRDPIDEFLFGYKAGFCEHFSSAFVVLMRNAGIPARVVTGFAGGTRNRVGDYWVVRRMDAHAWAEVWLPQRGWVRVDPTAAVAPERILDTLDDRLLADAGNPLQQRWLQLGQMGDWLRRGWNDLVLSFDARRQQQLFKPLGLDDIAPGQLLSGFVMAALAAVLWMAWLLARGERERDPLLRAWHRLGRRYARLGLAREPHEPALLWARRVHACRPDPALLALSQRFADARYAGTCTDLASLLRDLRRHRPTSGASP; encoded by the coding sequence ATGACTGACGCCGCGCCCACGCTCGACCGCAACGCCCGCACCTGGACCCTGGCCAGCGCTGCGCTTGCGCTGCTGCCGTTGCTGCTGCAGTTGCCGCCGATGCTGGCCACGGTGATCGCGCTGGCTGCGCTGCTGACGGCCGCGCTGTCGTGGCGACGCGTGTTGCCGATGCCGGTGCGCCTGCTGCTCGTGCTGGGCATGCTGGCCGCCATCGTCTGGCAGATGGGCCTGGTCCGCCCCGGACGCGATACCGGCTGCGCACTGCTCGCCGCGATGCTTGCAATCAAGTCCAGCGAGCTGCGCAGCCTGCGCGATGCACGCAGCCTGCTGGGCTTTGCGCTGTTCTCGCCATTCGCCGCCTTCCTGCTGGACCAGGGCCCGCTGACCACGCTGCTGGCGGCGCTGGCCGGCCTTTGTGCACTGCTGGCCCTGCAGCGCCTGGCACAGGGCGAGGGCCACGCCGACGCCTTGCCGTTGCGCGGCCAGCTGAAGGGCGTCGGCCGGCTGCTGGCGCTGGGCCTGCCACTGGCGCTGGCGTCGTTCTGGCTGTTTCCGCGTCTGTCCACGCCGCTGTGGGGCGTACCCGAACGCGCGGTCAGCACGCCGGGCCTGTCCGACAGCATGGAGCCGGGGCAGTGGCTGGACCTGATGGCCGACGACACACCTGCGCTGCGGGTGCAGTTCTTCGGCGCCGTACCCGAGCCGGACCAGCGCTACTGGCGAGGACCGGTGTTGACCGACTTCGATGGCCGACGCTGGACCCGTGACCGTGCCCGCACGCAGCGCCCACCCGCGATCGTCGATGCCGGTGCGCGCGGCTGGGACTACCAGATCGACTACGAACCGACCGACCGCCGCCAGCTGGTGGCACTGGATCTGCCCACCCGTGCGCCGGAAGGCAGCACGCTGGATGCGGACATGAGCCTGCTCAGCGACCGCACGCTGTCGGCGCTGAGCCGGTGGCGCCTGCACTCGGCGCCGCCGCAGCACTTCGACAGCGCGCTCCCCCCCTACCTGCGACGCGCAGCGCTGCAGTTGCCGGCCGGCTTCAATCCACGCACCGCCACCCTCGCCCGGCAGTGGCGGCAGGAGGCGGGCAGCAACGATGAGGCCGTGGTACGTCGCGCACTGCAGTGGATCACCACCGATTTCTCCTACACGCTGGACACGCCCGTGGCCGGCCGCGACCCCATCGATGAATTCCTGTTCGGCTACAAGGCAGGCTTCTGCGAGCACTTCAGTTCGGCCTTCGTGGTGCTGATGCGCAATGCAGGCATTCCGGCCCGCGTGGTGACCGGCTTCGCCGGCGGCACGCGCAACCGGGTGGGCGACTACTGGGTTGTGCGGCGGATGGATGCCCACGCCTGGGCCGAGGTCTGGCTGCCGCAACGGGGCTGGGTGCGGGTCGATCCCACGGCGGCCGTCGCCCCCGAACGCATCCTGGACACCCTCGACGATCGCCTGCTGGCAGACGCCGGCAATCCGCTGCAGCAGCGCTGGCTGCAGTTGGGGCAGATGGGCGACTGGCTGCGCCGTGGCTGGAACGACCTGGTGCTGTCCTTCGATGCGCGCCGCCAGCAGCAGCTGTTCAAGCCCCTGGGTCTGGACGACATCGCGCCGGGACAGTTGCTGTCAGGCTTCGTGATGGCCGCGTTGGCAGCCGTGCTGTGGATGGCATGGCTGCTGGCCCGGGGCGAGCGCGAACGCGACCCGCTGCTGCGCGCCTGGCACCGCCTGGGCCGGCGCTACGCCCGGCTCGGCCTGGCCCGCGAACCGCACGAGCCGGCACTGCTCTGGGCCCGTCGCGTCCATGCGTGCCGGCCCGATCCGGCCCTGCTGGCACTCAGCCAGCGTTTCGCCGACGCGCGCTACGCTGGAACTTGCACCGACCTCGCTTCATTATTGCGGGACCTGCGCAGGCATCGCCCGACTTCCGGAGCCTCCCCATGA